In Beutenbergia cavernae DSM 12333, the DNA window TGTGCAGAGCCTGCTCGTCGCGATCGACGCTCTCGACATCCCCGCGGTGAAGGGGTTCTGGGGCGCCGCCCTCGGCTACGAGCCTCGACCTGACACCGACCAGGACCTCCTCGACCCGCTCGGCCACTGCCCGGTCGTCTGGTTCCAGCAGATGGACGAGCCGCGGGGGCAGCGCAACCGGATCCGGCTCGAGGTCACGGTCCCGGCCCAGCACGCGGCTGCCCGCGTGCTGGGCGCCGTCGCCGCCGGTGGGCACGTCGTCGGGGACGAGGGGCCGGACAGGACGCTGATCGCCGACGTCGAGGGAAACGAGCTGTGCCTGGCCGCGGCGCGATGAGGCGATCGCCTACACCGTCTCCACGGCCGCTGCGCGTAGCAGCACGGCGTCGAACGGGGCGTGCGACGCCAACCGATCGGTGATCCCCTGCGTCACGACGCGCTTCGCGACGGCGACGGCGTCCGTCACGTCGGCGCCCTTCGCGAGCTCGGCGGTGATCGCCGCAGCGAACGTGCACCCCGCCCCGCTGACCCGCTCCTCGCCGATCTTCGGCGTCCGGAACTCGGTGACCCCGTCGCCGTCGAACAGGACGTCGACGGCGTCGGGACCGGGGAGCTCGACGCCACCCTTCGCGACGACGTAGCGCGGACCCCCGCTCGTGTCGAGACGTGCGTGGATGCGACGGGCGGCCTCGGCGAGGTCCCGGGCGGTCGAGATCGCGTCCATCCCGGAGAGCGTGAGAGCCTCGAAGTGGTTCGGCGTGACGACCGTGGCGAGCGGCAGGATTTGCGCCGTGAGCGCGGTGTCCGTGTCGAGCGCGGCGCCGGGCTCCTGGCCCTTGCAGATCAGCACGGGGTCGAGCACCACGTGGCGCCAGGGCTGCGCCGACAGCGAGCGGGCGACGACGTCGATCGTCGCCGGCGTGCCCAGCATGCCGATCTTCACGACGTCGAGGTCGTGGCACGAGGTCGCGGCCTCGATCTGGTCGGCGATGACCTGGGGGTCGACCGGCACGAACCTGTGACCCCACGCGTTCGTCGGATCGAACGACACGATGCAGGTGATGGTGCCGACGCCGTACGTGCCGAGCGCCTGGAACGTCTTGAGGTCTGCCTGGATCCCCGCGCCACCGGTGGCCTCCGACCCGGCGACGACGTACGCGAGTTCAGTCACGGGGGTCACCGTACGCACATCTCGCCCAGTGCGTGATCCCTCCTCGCGACACGCCGAGCGACGGCGGACGGAGCATGCTCTCGACGTCGGGACGGCTCGCGGTGGCGCAGGGAACCTCTCGCGGTCGCGCAAGGAACCTCTCGCGGTGGCGCACAGAACCTCTCGCGGTGGCGCACAGAACCTCTCGCGGTGGCGCACAGAACCTCTCGCGGTGGCGCACAGAACCTCTCGCGAAGGGGGAGGGTCAGGCGCGGAGGGACCGGCGCCACGCGTCCAGGCCCCGGCCGGCGCTCCCGAACGCCGGAGCCGCGCCGGCTCCCGTACCCGGCAGCCGGCGCA includes these proteins:
- a CDS encoding hydroxymethylpyrimidine/phosphomethylpyrimidine kinase, with protein sequence MTELAYVVAGSEATGGAGIQADLKTFQALGTYGVGTITCIVSFDPTNAWGHRFVPVDPQVIADQIEAATSCHDLDVVKIGMLGTPATIDVVARSLSAQPWRHVVLDPVLICKGQEPGAALDTDTALTAQILPLATVVTPNHFEALTLSGMDAISTARDLAEAARRIHARLDTSGGPRYVVAKGGVELPGPDAVDVLFDGDGVTEFRTPKIGEERVSGAGCTFAAAITAELAKGADVTDAVAVAKRVVTQGITDRLASHAPFDAVLLRAAAVETV